CGTATCGACCGACTATGACATTGCCTCCACCTCGAGTTCGATCCTCCCGCTCGCCTCGCTCGCCGATCCCTCGAAATCGTGATTATTCGTGACAAAGACGAAGTGCACCTGCAGCAGGGCCACCGTGGGCAGCATGAACAAGACGTTGTTGATGGACGCCGCGAACTGACACCCGTTCGGGCCCTGGCAGGTCCCATTGAAGGCGCATGCGTGCGTGCCGAGCCCCGCGGTGAAGAAGAAGCGCCAGTCGATGTTCCGCGGTGCGGTGGCCAGGTATTCCGCTCTTCCGAGGCTGCGGTGCTTCGTGGTTTTGATCCGCGGCAGGGTCAGCACGAAGACCGGGAGGTTATCTGGGCTGGAGACAAAGAGCCGAAGGGGTTGGGGTCCTCGTAATAAAGGACGCCGACGATGGTGGTGTTGTCAAACGTGCCCTGCGTGTGTGGTGTACCGCCGCGCCTCGATGTAGTACCTCGCGCCAGGGTACATCGGCTCGGTGGAGATGAACATAACGTTGCTTGTCTGCCCAGACGCGATGACGAGGGTGTCCACAGTAAAGGGCTTGACATAGAGcgcgtcgacgacgacgacgacaagcgTGTGGTTGGCAATGCAAGAACTCGTCATTGAGTGCGGCGTTGATGAGCCGGAGCATGTATTTCTTGCCGGGCTTCACTGTCAGCTTGAATGTATCCGTTGTAGATATGCACATAAAAATTCGTGACcccgtgcaacgcacgggcatatattAGTTGACAATTAAATTCCTCCGTTAGGGTATGTTCTCATAGCTTCCTTTTGATCTATCAAGTGAGAATTAAATTCATCCATTAGGACAAGACTAATTATATATAAGAATTTTTCTTGTTTTTTAACTGATTGTGTGAAGACTTATTGTGTAAGAGAGAATTctttatttggcactgaaacaaatcgctcttCCGTATTTGGCACTGGAAattttgaacttccttatctgGCATCAACTTAAAAATTTCTTCCGTATATGGCACTTCCGTCCATTTCAGACAGTAACGGTGTCAAATGCCACCTAAAATGACATATATGTCCTTATATGTAACAGGAACATGTAGTGCCAGATAGGAAAAGAATAAATTGACATAATGTCAAATAAGGAAAGCACAAATATGACAAATATACTTGATGCACAAGCTTCACAAATCTGACCACATTGTCAACATATCTACATAGAGAATCACATTACAGTTCACATGTCTAGGTTATGCATACATTACCAGGTTCATAAACATAAACACATGAAGGTTCATACATAGAGGGTCTAAGTTCACATTACAGTTCATAGAGCATATGCCTTACATATTGCCAAGCACATCTACATAGAGAATCACAAGCTCAACCTTCTCTTGCTTCTTGTGCTATTTGCAGGACTAGCAAGGTTAGCTGTTTTGTTTCTGGTGGCCATTGCAGGGCTGTCAATTTTTTTCAGGTTTGAAGCAAGCTGTTTCTTGGTCCTTTTAGCCTTCTCCTTTGATGGAGATTGAAACTCGGTGGAAATTGGCTCGGATTGATTGGAGCCGCTTCTTGACCTACACATGTACATTCAAACTAGGATGACATCCTTGCTCTTCGTTGACTACAGAATAATATTCAGAAATACGAGACAAGATTGGCAAATTCATTCTACAGAGCAAAGACATCAACTGGCACAGAGGTGACAGTCGGTTACTTGGTTAACAGCTGATTCCAGCATGTGTAGGACCAACCCAACTTGGCAGCATAGAGACTACAGCAGATAATTGTAACTGGCATTTGCTACAGCCTCTGATGGCATATATACTAGTAAAACTTCGGTTGTACTGTTCTCAAGTTGATTTTACACATACACAAGCAAGTCTTGTCTCATTTTGCTTGCTAATCTTCCATTATGCAACACATTCAGAAGCAGCCCTCCAGTGTACATCCAGTGGTAACTCACTATCAAAAAAAGTTGATATATATGTACAGGTTGTCTGTACAGAGCAAAGACAACGGAGTTGATCATCTCCAGTGTACATATATACAGGATGCCAGCATATGTACATATATACAAGCAAATTCATACTATGTTAAGTATACTCTCCAGTGTGAAGATAGTGAGATACCTTTTTGATGCTCTAGAGCTGGAGTTACCATGTTTCCCATTTTGCTTGCTTGTAGTCTCCATGCTTTGGCTATGGTGAGAGAAGATTGGTAATTAGGTTCTCTAATTAGATTGGAAACCATGTTTCattaaataaaatagaaaagagatcTTAATACCAGTTTGAACTCTTTGAAGGTCTAGATGTAGAGTCAGgcttttttctcttcttcttactTATTATCTTCTTAATTGGAGACTTCTTAGTTGTAGTTCCCAAGCTTTGACTATGTTATCAAACAATATAATTACAAATCAGCACAGGTGAGCAGATTTTGTACTACAACAGAGAATTTTGTACTTAGAAATTTACCTAGGTGGAAAAGACATAGATAGCGCTGGTACTTCATCCTCTAAAGGCATAATATAACTTTGAGCAGATTTTGTAGTCTTTGCCTTCTTCTTTCGTGGTCCTCTACATTGAGCAATAAGAGATTAGTAAGTGGGTTGTAGCAAATTATTTGATGCAGTAAAATATGAACACATTTCTTACCTCACAGCCTTCATAGCTTCAATGTCAGCCGAGTTGCCTTTCTTGCAATTGTGCCAATGATGCCCATAGTCCAGGCAAATAGGACACTGGTGCTGgccctttctttttttcttctcagTGCCACCTTTATGCCTCTCAGTTTTTGGCCTATCGGCTACGGGTGTCAATAGTGGGGGATGCATAAAAAACCCATGGAAAGATTTAGGCCATTGTGTCTTATCAATCATAGCAGGTATTAGTTGGGCATAGGCTGCTCTAAATTTTTCAATGGAGTAGTAAGAGTCCACATGCATCTCTATTTTACCATTATCAAGAGCTGTGATGAATGCAAGAGCATGTTTGCATGGAAGACCAGAAACTTGCCACTCTCGACAAGAACAAGTTCTATCTTTCAAGTTAACCACAAATCTGAAGGCACTACCTCCTACTGCAGTTATTTCAGCAACATGTGGTCCACATTCAAGCACTTCCAAGATTAGTTCTCTACTCTTTTCATTAAGCTCCTTGATTATGTGTGGCAGAATCAATCCATCTAGTTTCTGTCCAATCGTCCTCCTTTGATGCCACTTCGTCATAACCATTTGCCTAATCTTGTCCATCAAGTCATCTAAGTTCATGGATTTGTGAGACTTGATCCAATTGTTGAAGCTCTCTGCCAAATTGTTTGTAACATAGTCAACTTTGCATATGGTCAAGAACTGACTCCTAGTCCACATTTTTTTGTGGCATTGCCTTAAATAATCTGTTGCGGCTGGCCTAGACACCTCCATTGCTGCCCAATGCTTCTCAAATAAATAGGAGTTCCACGAGTATGCTGCAGCCCAAAGATGGTCATCAAATACCTTCCCATGGAATTTCTTCTTGAAGTTTGACACCAAGTGAAACATGCATTCTCTATGTTCAGCTTGTGGAAACACTTCTGCTACCCCAGCCATCATAGCCTGTCCAGCATCAGTGCATATGGCTAAACCCCTCGGTGCTCCAATCGCCTCTCTAAGCTGAGTCATGAACCATATCCAGTTATCATTTGTTTCAGAATTAAAGACTCCTAAAGCAACTGGATACAACCAATTATGTCCATCTACAGCAGATGCACTAGCTAATTGACCTTTGAATTTGCCTATCAGAAATGTGCTATCTATTGCCAAATATGGCCTGCAACCACTAAGGAACCCTTCTTTGCAAGGTTtcaaggcaaaaaaaaaacttctaAATCTGATTTCTTCTGCAATAGTGTGATGATCAATAATTACTAAACTACCAGGGCAACAGCTCTCAACTTGTGCCTTAAATCTGTATAGATTATCGAAATTGGAGTCCCAATCACCATATAGATGCTTCAATGCAAGGTTCTTACTATCAAATACTCTCTTGTAGTGGATGGTTAAGGAATCCAGATAAAGTGAACAATAGCTTAAATTGAAGCCTATCCGTGATTCGAAATTGGGGAAAGAGCTAATCTATCCCTCTACCTACCGAGGTCCTCAATTTCCCCAACCTCTGTTTCCTCAAATCAGTCAGACGACCATCTAGTCTAGCAATCGATTAGCGCAAGAAAAACACCACGCCGCAGAAATTCGAGCAGAGGTTCCATCCAGTGCTCACCTACGTATGAAATTGATGAAAGGAAGAGCCGCAGTACTCACTCTTCGGTGGCAGTGGAGCCTTCTCCACGACGGGCTCCGGCATCGCAAGCCACATGGTGGTGACAGCGGCCGCCTCTCGCGCCGTTGGACGAGTCCGCGCCACTGGGACTGCTGCTTGGGGAGGCCGCCACGCCCAGTCCGCCACGCGGTCTGGCCGGTGCTCCGGTGGGCGAGCTCGCCCCGCCGCGTCTGCCACGCCGCAGCTTGCACCCTACGCCGTCGGGCGAGGCCGCCCCGCCGCGCAGCGAGATGGGGCCAGCGCCGGGTGACGagcccgccccgccgccgcgttCCCCGTCGGACCCGTGCCTCGATCTACGACCATGGGGCGAGCTTGGCTGACTGTGGGGCGCCTCGAGCTGGGGGCCCCGCCCCACGAGTTCCTGGGCAGCGGTGGTCGCCGCCTCCTTTTCCCCATCCTCATCTCCTCCGGCCTCCATTCTCTCTAGGGTTTCGGTTTGAGAGGTGTCTCTTGTTTCTCTTTTAGAATAGAGGAGCGACGGGAGAGACCGAGAGAGGAGCGACGGGGAGAAGGGGAGATGGACGGACGCACGAGACCGAGGGCATTTTGGTACTTCTAATGAAAAGCTGACATGGTCTTGTTGGTCAACTGACGGAGGGACGTCTGAAATGGACGGAAGTGCCATATACAGAAGAATTTTTTAAGTTGAtgctagataaggaagttcaaaatTTCCAGTGCCAAATACGGAAGagtgatttgtttcagtgccaaataaagAATACTCTCATTGTGTAACTGTGAGACTAGTACTCATTAGTCATTGTTATTAAGCTGTGGCTATGAGGCAACAACGGCCACACATGTTTTTCGGTACATGTTGACTGTTGAGTGTCAAATTTTTTTATCATATTTATAAAGGGATCTGAGTTTAAGTTCTGCTCCAGGTCCTGAAAAAACTCATGACGGGCACTGGCCACAAGTGCGGGGCCCATTAGCAGGCCGGCCCCTGGTCAACGGCATCACCACCGTTGGATAGGAATCCAACTGCCTGCATTCGTTTCGATGACGTGGCCACCCCATGCGCGCGCCGGCGCTTGAGGCTCTCTTGTCTTCAAATTTTCGCAGCAGCATGCCAGCCAGAGACGATCGACTCGCGGTCTCGAGGTGTGGACGAGTTGTCTTTCCAATCCACTGCTAGTGTTGCACCTCCACTGTTCTGCTCCAACTCCGTGCGTGCCTCCACTccgctccgccatggccaccTCCCTCCTCCGCCTCTCCCGCCTCCGCCGCGCGCTGCTCCCcatctcctccctcctccctccgctCTCCACCCAGTCCCACGCCCCATCTCCGTCCCCATCCCCTACCCCCTCGTCCGCCCGCCGCCTCCCGCATTTCCTCTCCTTcctcaccgccgctgccgccgccgccgggggagCAACCGTTGCGCTCTGCGACTCCGGCCTCAACCACCGGTGCCCGCCTCATCTAACACTAACCCCATCATAATTGCTTGTGTTCCGTTACTCGCTCAGCTGGGGTTGACCTCACCTGACGGGCTGACCCGGCGTGCTCTATCTGTCTGGTTCAGGGTCGTGGGCAAGGACAGCACCGATCTGGTGGTTCGTGGGAAGCGTAAGCTCGTGCCGCAGGAGTTCATCGACGAGCTCGCGTCCTTCCTCGGGGTGAGTTTTGTGATCGGACGGCCACCAGTGCATTCGACCTGTGCGCAGTGATGGCGGCCTTGATGCGTGGATGCCAAGTATTTGATGTTTTCTCGCTGATGGTTGAGTGTACGGCTTAATGGCAGGACAACATGACTTTGGACTACGAGGAGAGGAGCTTCCATGGCACGCCACAGAACAGCTTCCACAAGGCGGTCAACGTGCCTGATGTCGTCGTGTTCCCGAGGTGATGATGCCTACTAAGAACTCCAATGGTGATCGTTTTGATGTAACCAAGGGCTGGTAGGAGACgttatatgtttcaagtgtttttcctAAAATGGGCCATCGACTTGTGTGCCCCCATCTTACGATGTCATGTATCGGCACTTGATGTTGGGATGCGCTGAACCTGCTCCATATCTCAAGCATGTATTGATTGAATGATCTATTTCTTGTAATGAAGTTCATCATCTATTTTGCAGCTCGCAAGATGAGGTACAAAAGATTGTGATGGCCTGTAACAAGTACAAGGTATGGTATTCTTTTCATCGGCGCAAACATATATAGGATTAATGGATGTGGCCTTCATCATCTATTTTTATGTATAAAGGttccatcatcatcattgatctaaTTTATGTTCGATCTCCTTGTGTTAAGGTTCCAATTGTACCATATGGTGGGGCTACCTCACTTGAGGGTCACACACTGGCACCTCATGGTGGTGTTTGCATCAACATGACCTTGATGAAGGTATAAACTAAGCAATTAATCTAGAGCATATAGCTATAGCTAGGTGTTAATGACATTACGAAAACAAACTATTTGTGAATGAGTTAGAACCATTTTCTAATGCTTAAGAAGCATTCGAATATTCGAGCCTTGACCTTTCTACTTTGTTGCCTTTCTTCAAATGTGTGGTGTGGTTCATCATGGCGTAAATTCTTTACAGAAAATCAAATCCCTGAATGTTGAGGATATGGACGTAGTTGTTGAACCTGGAGTTGGATGGATAGAGCTGAACGAATACCTGAAGCCTTACGGCCTATTTTTCCCTCTTGATCCAGGAAAGGTCCTTGTTCTTTGTTCATAAAGCCTTTCAAAATTTTCATTAATCTTTTCAAGGCACCCTGTTATGAACTTCTAAATGTAATCACTCGATGTGCAATTGCATCTAATTTAACTTGGTTGCAGTTGGTAAGCCATTGTTCCCCATTGATTTGTGCAAGTTCATTCACATAATAATTAGTACTTCTCTTAATTGAAGTATTTGTAGAATCTAGCCATAGTCAGTAGCTGCATTTTCACTTGCTTCGATGGTttcaaatgtatatttagttCCCATTATCATTCTGGGGAAAGATCAATAGAGCCTTCATCATATTTAGAAGATGGTCATGTTAAATTTTGCATGCTTATGCAACCCAAACACTCATGCTTTAGCTGAAAAAAACAATTTGATTTGCAGGGCCTGGGGCCACCATTGGAGGAATGTGTGCTACTCGCTGCTCTGGTTCATTAGCTGTGAGGTAATTACCAATTTATCCTTATATTTTCATGGTATATTCAAGGTTCTGTATCACAACCATAAACCCGCATCTCCCAAGAACGTACAACCATAAGACTGATATGTTAGTTCATATACTTTGCTAGCTTTGTATTATAACTTTTAAATGGCTTCTATAGTTCTATGGCTTCCTTCCTGTTTGTAGGTATGGAACAATGCGGGATAATGTGATTAATCTTCGGGTACTTCTCCCCTACAtaaaaaatactttgtattagtTCCACATGCAAATAGTAAATTTTCTTGGTACATGCAGGCTGTTTTGCCAAATGGTGATGTTGTCAAGACAGGCAACCGGGTTCGAAAGAGTGCAGCTGGGTATGCAAGACACTCTCCTGATTGTTAGAATGACCCTTTTCTGCTTTGTTTTTGGAAGCGAATACTATTTTCACTGCTTAGTGCTTCCTTTATCCATACATGTATTATATACATATGGTGTTCTATTCCTGCCCCCTGCCATCGATTTTTGCAACTTTGTTTACCTCTGCCTTGTTGAATGTCAGGTATGACCTTGCTCGTTTGATCATTGGGAGTGAAGGGACTTTGGGTGTAATTACAGAAGTGACTTTACGACTCCAAAAGCTTCCATCTCATTCTGTGGTGAGTATCTTTTGATTTAGTCAGTACCAAACTCAATCTTTTCCTACCACTGCAAAGTTCTTTGTATAGGCTTGAATCTCAACATAGTGTTGTATGTAGGAACCCTTAACGCATAATGCTATttgttttttggaaaaaaattctATTCTTTCTAAAAGGAATGACCACCTTCATGCTATGACATACCACTGTCATCTTTCATCAGAAAAAAATGTGCAAGCATATACATAAAAGAGAGAACACAGCTTGCTAGATTTATGCTGTCAATTTTCTCTGTATTATGTAtcttttttgttttcattttagTTATGGAGGCACTCACCATACATTTTCCTACTATTTCAGGTTGCAACGTGCAATTTTAAAACAATTAAGGATGCTGCTGATGTTGCTATTGCAACAATGTTTTCTGGGATACAGGTTCGTGTTTTCCCTGCTATTGCAACAATGACCATGATGCTCCGGTGTGGAACATTTGATCTCTTGTGTTTCATCGATATGAATGTGTAGGCTCTGGCCTCTGTTTTCTTGCAGTATGCCAATATTTATGTTCCAATATATATATCTATCCTGTAAAGCTCTTGCAGCATGCCAATATTTATGTTTTCTTTTCTATATGACTAGGTTTCAAGAGTGGAATTGTTGGATGAGGTTCAGATAAAGGCAATAAATATGGCAAATGGCAAAAATTTGCCTGAAGTGCCGACCTTGATGTTTGAATTCATAGGGACAGGTAATGCAACTTACTatatgatcagttatattatgtATCGATGGTGGCTGTACTTATCCCTCCCAAATGATTTTATTTGAAAATATATGGCGCCATGTGAATGTAGTCCGATGAAATAGAGGTTTGCATGTAGCCATCATCTGCTTACAATTATGAATTTGACTTGATTCTTGATCAACAATAATGGGTAAAGAATGATAATACGGCTACTTCTGCATCAATGCGACCGCTTCTGTATTTCAGGATATCAATTAGCAAAAGTTTACTTTCACAGTTTAGGTTCTGGGATGCACAAACTTCTCGGAATATTCTCTACAAAATTTTCTCTGCGCACAATGTGCACCGCTGTCCAGACAACTTTCACAGTATTATATCTAATATAAGATTGGAGTGGTATCAGTCAAGATAGGCATCGTGAAAAGTGAAGTCTATTTGATAACAATACATGTGCAGTTTTGCTATATGATACCTCCTGTATTTTTTCACAAGATATAGCCCCGTTACTTGCTAGCTTGTTATGTATATTATCTTCAGGGCAAAGCCAACATAATAATATAATTTACTGGCTGCTGGACTGTGCTCAACTGCTCATTAGAAACTCCTTTGAACTCACAGAACTTATTAAACTGCAACTGTTATTACGGCCTATGATCAATAACTGGCTACTTCCTTTTCTTTGCTAACATCTTCCTCTTGCAAATATCCAGAAGCATATGCTCTTGAACAAACTCTCTTGGTTCAAAAAATTGCCACTGAACACCATGGATCAGATTTTGTTTTTGTTGAGGAGCCAGATGCTAAAGCGGAATTATGGAAGGTCAGTAGAGCGTTTAATCTGAAGAGAATATTGATTCCCCCGTTTGGTTCTATATGATCTTGCACACACGTGAATGTTGCAAATATAATTAATTAGCCTCCATCATGCATTGGAATGCATCTATATTATTGAAATATATTTGTAACAATACTGAGCCCTTTAAATGCAGATCAGGAAGGAGGCACTTTGGGCTGCTCTTGCTATGAAACCTGATCATGAATCTATGTCAACGGTTTGTTCTCTTTCCACTTGGTTAATATACATATACTATGTCATTGTAATATCCAGGAACCACATCTAGTGTTGTGTATCATGTGCTTTAATGCTTGCTCCTCAGTTGTAAGTCTTTAACAGCATGTCCCTATGTTATCTCCATGAAATTGTGATCCCAAATAAGTAGCCTATCCAGTATAAATGATGAGCATGGCCTTGTTTAAATAAATAAAGAGGTTTGTTTTCTCATTTGCAATTTTTTATCCTCTGTTCCTATGCCTGTGTAGATTGTCCAAAAGGTCATTGTGATTGTGGTAACCTTGCATGGAACATGTTGTCAGTTAACAATGCATGATCTGTATTCTGTAATCAGTTTCCTAATGCTACCGTAtctttttgtgtaggatgtttgcGTCCCTCTGTCCAGACTTGCTGAATGCATATCTACATCAAAGCGTCTGCTTGATGCGTCGCCATTGACTTGGTATGCATTTCCTCGTTCAATACTTTCGAGAGATGGCCACCTCTTTCACTATTGTAAATACAGGGCAGAAAGGCTGTTTGATATTATACGGAATGGCATTATCTTACAGTAACTTCAGCAAGCCATTAATATATCTTTTGGTTATGAAGATATTTATGTCTGATTATTTATGCCCCAGTCTGGTTGTTGCTCATGCTGGTGATGGAAATTTTCACACAATTATCCTGTTTGATCCAAGTCAAGACGACCAACGAAAGGAAGCAGAGAGACTAAACCATTTCATGGTTCATACAGCTGTGTCTATGGAAGGTATAAACAGTCTACTTCCTGTCTATGGAGTTTACTTGCTGTCACCGGATAAGGAATAACCAACTGCCTTGAACCACTGTCTGATCTAGAGTTATCTCAAACAGAAGTCATAACATATGCgatttgtctttttttttatcCATTTGCAGTCATTATCAAAACTTGAACTAGATGAAAATATTAACATGATTTGGCACCTAACTGCAGGTACATGCACCGGAGAGCATGGtgttggcacagggaaaatgaaGGCAAGTTTCAACCTACAGATGCAAAACGCTTAGTGGCACtccct
Above is a genomic segment from Miscanthus floridulus cultivar M001 chromosome 3, ASM1932011v1, whole genome shotgun sequence containing:
- the LOC136545233 gene encoding D-lactate dehydrogenase [cytochrome], mitochondrial-like, whose protein sequence is MATSLLRLSRLRRALLPISSLLPPLSTQSHAPSPSPSPTPSSARRLPHFLSFLTAAAAAAGGATVALCDSGLNHRVVGKDSTDLVVRGKRKLVPQEFIDELASFLGDNMTLDYEERSFHGTPQNSFHKAVNVPDVVVFPSSQDEVQKIVMACNKYKVPIVPYGGATSLEGHTLAPHGGVCINMTLMKKIKSLNVEDMDVVVEPGVGWIELNEYLKPYGLFFPLDPGPGATIGGMCATRCSGSLAVRYGTMRDNVINLRAVLPNGDVVKTGNRVRKSAAGYDLARLIIGSEGTLGVITEVTLRLQKLPSHSVVATCNFKTIKDAADVAIATMFSGIQVSRVELLDEVQIKAINMANGKNLPEVPTLMFEFIGTEAYALEQTLLVQKIATEHHGSDFVFVEEPDAKAELWKIRKEALWAALAMKPDHESMSTDVCVPLSRLAECISTSKRLLDASPLTCLVVAHAGDGNFHTIILFDPSQDDQRKEAERLNHFMVHTAVSMEGTCTGEHGVGTGKMKYLEEELGIESLRTMKRIKAALDPNNIMNPGKLIPPHVCI